The genomic interval AAAGGCTTGATGttaatgaaaaatgtgtttatataaaatagtattcaaataatttttacagaGTCATTTTTTCACTGAAAATTCTGCACAGTCGTCTATTCATGAGTAAAAGTATTCAAATGTGAATAAAATCTAGATTTTTCTAACGACAATGTTCCGATGAAATGAATTAACTCATCATGGTGGTTTTCAAACAACAAGTTttcgttttagaaaataattttaaaattgtaagTTAAGGTGGGGTAGcttcatacaatttttatattttgtcttACATAGGGTGTCACATATAAGAAAATGAGGAGTGTATCccaaaataaagttatttaccTCTATACTAAGATGCATCCCTGATGAGTTAAGGGATCTGAAAGTAGGGCCTAAAATTTCGaacaaacttattttttctattacccTTTAACTTGAAACTACCAAATTTAGTACACTGTATAAGACTATAAAGGGTATCAAGTAATAGTAAGTAGAGAACGATCGAATAATTCTGGGGGTTAATTGGAGatgacataaccttaaaaattttttacctgtcagttgatttaaaaaaaaatatttccatacgATGGATAATTTAATATCCTAAAACTTTTTATACTCTTCTATTCTTTCATGAAACTTTGTCATTTTCTTATGATAGTTAAGCATATTTGTTCTACCCCTATGATTAAAGCAAGCCTCGCcagtaaaaagttttttcttttgaagtcgatttcGATATTTATGTCCAATTTAAACATATGTAAATAcgaattttgttataataaaaatacattctCTAATTgatacatatttaaatttttgatttaacgATGTAACCCTTTTTTGCTTAGTGTTCTTCCGCAGCAGTCTCGTTGCTAGTGCATTCTTTTTCCATTGGGACATCGAAGGTTAGGTCTATTTTGGCCTATtttgttcttctttttctttaggCCGTGATCTGGTATTTTCCCAAACCTATAATTCACGGTGTAACCATTGGCCTAGAAGGTCAAGTAGGATTGTTTGTCTATGTCTACTCTTAAGAGCTGACCATTACTTTTGTCTTTCTGATTTAGGCCTTTCCAGTGTGAAGTCCTTCATTCTGCGCATTCAGGATTTCTTCTCCTGCACACGTCGTTAACTCAGCTACCGTCCAGCTCACGATCTGTGGAGTCTTCAGCAGTAACCACTCAGCCGACTGTGATGTTTCACGGTCGGCTGAGTCAAAGGAACATCAAATTAAAACCGTACATtgtttaaataacatttttattcatcTATGTATCATACAGTAACTATCAACTGATAATATTAATGTACGAGACCAATCTATGAGTTATACTCCGATGACTTTGACATTATGAcatagaaatagaagaagaatttaTAGCTTACGcataatttggtttttattgttgaaaatatttattaatttgatattaacataaaatagtGGATATGGTACAGAAAAATGTTaaggaagaaaataatattcaaaatgattttgtttgGAATATGGATGTTAAACGTGAATTTACTGACGAAACGCAAGGGGAAGATTTTCAAGATGTAAACACCAGTAGAGTGCACCCcattaaacaagaaataaataatgaccTCAACATAATTCAAACGTTAGGAGAATCGATGGTTTCAACTAAATCAGAGGACGGTTTTCTTGAGGCTAAGTTAcccatatttcaaaacaaaatcaaatattctgGAAAGAGAATTGAATCAAAAGGTGAGTACAATCTTGATTCTTGGCGTAACATAATTCATGTTATTATTCTCGtgctaatatttgaaaaaaggaaaataatgagtaacttataaatttcaagtGTTACCTACtagcataaaaaataatatataaaaaagcgATAGATACAAgaaacttcaatttttgtttaattttcaaaattattcgaGCCTAAACTGATTTTTATAGGCTATTCAATTACTTTACATAACATGtttgacaaattatttttttggtgtaattgtaaatttcatcctattaatataatattaacattatCTAGTGAACTTTGAGCaaatttatgttatatataaaattttaaagtcataaaatttaatgtattgAACTAACTTCATTCTTGCACTTTTTCTTTCATCCTGTAGTTAGAATTACTACCTTTGGCTCCTTTTGCTATGGGAACAATAGTTTTAGACGAATCAGCTCAAATAATTCCAAACACTACTTTTTATATAGAAGGtttcatgaaaatatcaatttttgaaaaatagacaaataataCCTATAATTACAGATTTTGTTATTTAGATTTGAACTATGTATTCTCAAAAGTATTTTGCTATCCctcatttccaaaatatatatatttatagaattttctCAAAGAATGGCTCAAAATTTCCTTACAGGATtgctaaaaaatggaaaatactcGTTAAATCAAAATACTATTCCCGGAATAAAGATCTGTGGATTTTGTGGGAATTTATACACAAAACAGATAGAAATGCTTAGGCACATTTCTACAAATCATTTtatgaaacaaaagaaattacaaCCTAAAATGGAATTTCACCagaaaaatgaaagttttaaaaaaaggcaATTAGTTGATTTGGTTagtcataaaaaatttgatgaaaatgtGAAGAATGAAATCGAAATAGTCGAACATAATTTGGAAACAGAGCTGCAAGATATGAGATTCATTGGTAATTTAGAGTTAGATacagaaaaaagtaaaaaattgaagaggaGAAAGTTAAATCGACTTTTTTTAGTTCAATcaggagaaaaaccatttaaGTGTGACATTTGCTGGAAATCTTATTctttaaaaactaatttgaatacACACATGCTCAGTCACGCTAGTAGTAAACCATTCACATGTAAAATTTGCCTGAAAACCTTTCCACATCAAACTAATTTGAACAAGCATTCTTGTATTCATACAGGAGagaagccattcaaatgtgacatttgcttGAAAACCTTTTCACAGAAGAGCAATTTAAACGTACATTTACGTGGTCACACTGGAGAAACACCatttaaatgtgacatttgctTGAAAACTTTCTCGCAGAAGAGTAATTTAAATGTACATTTACGTGGTCACACTGGAGAAAAACCATACAAATGTGACATTTGCCCTAAAACATTTGCACAAAAGAGCAATTTAAATGTACATTTACGTGGTCACACTGGAGAAAcgccattcaaatgtgatatttgctTGAAAACTTTCTCACAGAAGAGTAGTTTAAATGTCCATTTACGTGGTCACACAGGTAacaaaccattcaaatgtgacatttgcttGAAAACTTTCTTACGAAAGGATACTTTAGATAAGCATTTGCCTAGCCACACTGGaaaaaaaccattcaaatgtgatatttgtttaaaaactttttcgcAGAAGAGTAGTTTAAATGTCCATTTACGTGGTCACACAGGGAAAAAACCATACAAATGTGAGATTTGCTTAAAAACTTTCTTACGAAAGTATATTTTGGATAGGCATTTGCCCAGCCACACTGGAAATAAAcctttcaaatgtgatatttgtttgaaaactttctcACAGAAGTGTAGTTTAAATGTACATTTACGCATTCACACAGGAAAAAAACCATACAAGTGTGAAATTTGCTCGGAATCTTATGCATGGAAACCTAGTCTAATTACACATATGCGTAGTCATATagaagaaaaaccattcaaatgtgatgtTTTCACATAAAGGTagtttgaataaacatttttgtatcCACACAGGAAAAAGAACTCATGTAAATGTGACATGAAATTTTTACCAAAAGCCTTggtgttaataaaaaatgtgtccatacaaaattattttgaaataacaatgACATATAACCTATAGATTGATGTTTGGtctcaaatttcaatttataaataagaaagaagaaattacGAGAGTGTACTCTCAATGTAAACGGAGACCAGACATcgtaaaaaaagaagataattaaaaaaaaacaaagagagaattacaaaaataaataaagaaggTACTTGAGTATTAATAGTAATTGGAAAAACCAAACAGAGTTAcagaaataaatgaagaagCTTTAGGAGTCTGTAAAACCAGAGTTACAGAAATAGATGAAGAAAGTTAAACTAAGTAACTAGGGTAACGTTTCTGCCAGCTGACTACAATGCGACGAATCCATTTTAAGAAGGATAATATAAAAAGAGCGCGCGAGAAAATACGTGACGTCGCATTACTTAAATCTGAAATTTAGATGTGTTTATaaaccattattttatttagttacttagttttaaaaatttgttttgaaataaacttttcatGTAACATACCGGCTGTTTCATTCTAAATTATACCCTAGACAACATGAATCAAATTAGAATCCtacattattcaaataaaatccAAAGGCATAAgctttaaatattataatgttaACTTTGCATTTATCTATGTAACATACAATAACTAAAACTGTTAATATTAAGGTACGAGACCAATCTATGAGTTACACACCGATGACTTTGACATTATGAcatagaaatagaagaagaatttaTAGCTTACGcataatttggtttttattgttgaaaagatttattaatttaatataaacataaaataatggaTATGGTACCGAAAATTGTCAAGgaagaaattaatattcaaaatgattttgtttgGAATATAGATATTAAACAAGAATTTACTGACGAAACGCACAAGGAAGATTTTAAAGATGTACACACCAGTAGTATGCATCCtattaaacaagaaataaatgatgacaTTAACACAATTAAAACGTTAGGAGTATCAATGGTTGCAACTAAATCAGAGCACAGTTTTCTTGAAGTTAAGATACCCATTATTCCAAACAAAGTCAAATATCTTGGAAAGAGAATTAAATCAAAAGGTGAGCAGAATGTTGGTTCTGGAAAACATATTTCATGTCATTCTTatgtttatgtaaaaataatgattaactTATAAATTTGAAGTATTACGTACTAGCCTaagaaataatgtataaaaCAGCGACTGTTACAAAAagcttcaatttttgttttgtttttagtattaGTACTTAACATACTACTTTTGGTCCCATTTTGCTCTGGGAACAAGACTTTTGTACAAATCAGCTAATGTCATTCCtagtattatattattatcaatatttctgaAAGAATAGCTCCAATTTCACTTTCAGGATtggtaaaaaatggaaaaatatcgAAATCAAATACTATTAAGATCTGTGAATTTTGTGggaatttttatacaaaacaaatagaaatgCTCAGGCACTTTTCTACAAATCATTTtatgaaacaaaagaaattacaacataaaatgaaatttagcCGAAAAAAAGAAAGTTGTAGAAAAAGACAATTTATTGATCTTACCAGTcacagaaaattttatgaaaatgtgaagaa from Diorhabda sublineata isolate icDioSubl1.1 chromosome 8, icDioSubl1.1, whole genome shotgun sequence carries:
- the LOC130447565 gene encoding zinc finger protein OZF-like, which produces MVQKNVKEENNIQNDFVWNMDVKREFTDETQGEDFQDVNTSRVHPIKQEINNDLNIIQTLGESMVSTKSEDGFLEAKLPIFQNKIKYSGKRIESKGLLKNGKYSLNQNTIPGIKICGFCGNLYTKQIEMLRHISTNHFMKQKKLQPKMEFHQKNESFKKRQLVDLVSHKKFDENVKNEIEIVEHNLETELQDMRFIGNLELDTEKSKKLKRRKLNRLFLVQSGEKPFKCDICWKSYSLKTNLNTHMLSHASSKPFTCKICLKTFPHQTNLNKHSCIHTGEKPFKCDICLKTFSQKSNLNVHLRGHTGETPFKCDICLKTFSQKSNLNVHLRGHTGEKPYKCDICPKTFAQKSNLNVHLRGHTGETPFKCDICLKTFSQKSSLNVHLRGHTGNKPFKCDICLKTFLRKDTLDKHLPSHTGKKPFKCDICLKTFSQKSSLNVHLRGHTGKKPYKCEICLKTFLRKYILDRHLPSHTGNKPFKCDICLKTFSQKCSLNVHLRIHTGKKPYKCEICSESYAWKPSLITHMRSHIEEKPFKCDVFT